AAAAACTGGTTCGGGGAAGAGACCCCAAAATCGGCTATAACCAGTGGCGGTTGTAAGAACGGAGCGACCGATTATCACCCTGACCACCGATTTCGGATGGCAGGATAACTATGTCGCCTTGATGAAAGCGGTCATGGCCGGCATTAATCCGGCTGCAACGACCATCGATATTACCCACGATATCCCCTCCTTCGGAATCAAAGCCGCCGCTTATGTTCTGGAGTCCTCCTGCCGCTATTTTCCCTCCGGCTCCATTCATCTGGCGGTGGTTGACCCCGGGGTCGGAACCGAGCGCCGTCCCCTTCTCATTGAAACCCTTAATCATTTCTTCGTCGGTCCGGACAATGGACTTTTCGCTTTTCTCGACCGGACTGAAATAGTCGGCATCTATCAGCTTAACAGGAAAAAATATCACCTGAAAGTCGTTTCCCGAACCTTCCATGGTCGCGATATATTTGCGCCGGCGGCGGCATATCTCTCGCGGGGAGTTATTCCGCAGGAGCTGGGCTCGGCAATCCGCCATCTCTCTCAAACAGAGAGTTTTCTGGTCAAGAAAATCGGCAATAAAGTCATCGGCGAACTGATTTATATCGACAAATTCGGTAATCTGGTCAGCTCTATCAGGGAGTCCGACCTCCCTTTACGCCCCTTCGTCGTCTATCTTAACCGCACCCGGATAGGCGCACT
The Candidatus Zixiibacteriota bacterium genome window above contains:
- a CDS encoding SAM-dependent chlorinase/fluorinase — its product is MAVVRTERPIITLTTDFGWQDNYVALMKAVMAGINPAATTIDITHDIPSFGIKAAAYVLESSCRYFPSGSIHLAVVDPGVGTERRPLLIETLNHFFVGPDNGLFAFLDRTEIVGIYQLNRKKYHLKVVSRTFHGRDIFAPAAAYLSRGVIPQELGSAIRHLSQTESFLVKKIGNKVIGELIYIDKFGNLVSSIRESDLPLRPFVVYLNRTRIGALCGTFGDVAVGKPLAYINSAGFLEIGVRENSAAEKFGIEYEKGAKILIAPE